In one window of Planctomycetaceae bacterium DNA:
- a CDS encoding ATP-binding protein, whose amino-acid sequence MTDYEKLGQFYLGKTHDLKTGVTSPDDLVMYDAKDLTTHAVCVGMTGSGKTGLCLSLLEEAAIDGIPAICIDPKGDLGNLMLTFPNLAPQDFAPWVDPVEATRQGLTVPEMARKTAELWKRGLGEWGQSGERIQRFREAAEVAIYTPASTAGRPLTVLKSFAAPNAQVRENSEAFRDNILSAVSGLLALMQIDGDPISSREHILLSTILDFYWREGQDVDMATLIRSIQAPPFQKVGFLDLESFYPSGDRFKLAMSLNSLLASPSFAAWMEGESLDIQNLLYTAEGKPRLAIISIAHLTDSERMFFVTILLNEMISWMRSQPGTSSLRALLYMDEVFGYFPPTANPPSKRPMLTLLKQARAYGLGCVLATQNPVDLDYKGLSNCGTWFLGRLQTERDKMRVLEGLEGAAASTGSEFDRASMEQTLAALGSRVFLMNNVHESGHVIFRTRWALSYLRGPITRDQIEILMAPLKAGDSSSGGSSAFAAPATELANDDARPVLPPEIPEYFMPIRRSVEKVVYRPALLGQARVHYVDSKTDIDQWDEVTLLRLAGDGVDRDAWSEAEEWDEAELPELTALPDEPDAAFRDLPSELMQKKSYSAWETSLKNHLFRNQKLMINVCPILKEASRPGESESDFRIRLRHAAREQRDLLVEKLRAKYASRFRTIEDQIRRAEQKIETEKSQSSQKKLSTVVSIGSSVLGALFGRKLTSSTNMTRAGSAIRSASSLAKEAEDIRHAEEAYEAVVRKREELSAQVESEAQAIQDQFDPDLMEFQHAEITPRKSDMSIMRVVLVWLPYGVTRTGETERIF is encoded by the coding sequence ATGACGGATTACGAAAAGCTGGGACAGTTTTACCTCGGCAAGACTCATGATCTGAAGACTGGTGTCACGTCACCGGATGATCTAGTGATGTATGACGCAAAGGATTTGACGACGCACGCAGTCTGCGTCGGCATGACCGGAAGCGGAAAGACGGGGCTTTGTCTTTCGCTGCTGGAGGAAGCCGCGATCGATGGCATCCCGGCAATTTGCATTGATCCGAAGGGGGATCTCGGCAATCTGATGCTGACATTTCCCAACCTTGCCCCACAGGACTTCGCTCCCTGGGTCGACCCGGTCGAAGCAACCCGACAGGGGCTCACGGTACCTGAAATGGCCCGGAAGACGGCTGAACTCTGGAAGCGTGGATTGGGGGAATGGGGACAGTCGGGTGAACGGATTCAGCGATTTCGTGAAGCCGCGGAAGTTGCCATCTACACGCCGGCCAGCACGGCTGGACGACCTCTGACCGTGCTCAAATCGTTTGCTGCTCCCAATGCTCAGGTACGGGAGAACTCCGAAGCCTTCCGCGACAATATCCTGTCGGCAGTTTCGGGATTGCTGGCGCTGATGCAGATTGACGGCGACCCCATCAGCAGTCGCGAGCACATCCTGCTGTCGACGATTCTGGATTTTTACTGGCGAGAGGGACAGGATGTCGACATGGCGACACTGATCCGATCGATCCAGGCGCCGCCTTTCCAAAAGGTTGGGTTTCTGGATCTCGAGTCGTTCTATCCCTCAGGCGATCGATTCAAGCTGGCCATGTCGCTGAACAGTTTGCTGGCCTCGCCCAGTTTTGCGGCGTGGATGGAAGGGGAGTCTCTGGATATCCAGAACCTTCTCTATACCGCCGAAGGTAAGCCACGTCTGGCCATTATTTCCATCGCACATTTAACAGATTCAGAACGAATGTTCTTCGTAACCATACTGTTGAATGAAATGATTTCGTGGATGCGAAGTCAGCCGGGGACCAGCAGTCTGCGCGCACTGCTGTATATGGATGAAGTTTTTGGCTACTTCCCGCCGACCGCCAATCCACCTTCCAAACGACCGATGCTGACGCTGCTGAAGCAGGCCCGCGCGTATGGCCTCGGCTGTGTACTGGCGACGCAGAACCCGGTGGATCTGGACTACAAAGGCCTTTCGAACTGTGGTACCTGGTTTTTGGGCCGTCTTCAGACAGAGCGAGACAAGATGCGCGTTCTGGAAGGACTCGAAGGTGCAGCCGCTTCGACGGGTTCGGAATTTGACCGCGCCAGTATGGAGCAGACGCTTGCGGCTCTTGGCAGTCGGGTGTTCCTGATGAACAATGTCCACGAAAGCGGGCATGTCATCTTTCGCACGCGATGGGCACTGTCGTACCTGCGTGGACCCATCACTCGGGATCAGATCGAAATACTGATGGCACCGCTGAAGGCCGGCGATTCGTCTTCCGGCGGTTCGTCCGCATTTGCGGCTCCGGCGACTGAGCTTGCTAACGACGATGCTCGCCCGGTGCTGCCTCCTGAGATTCCGGAATACTTTATGCCGATCCGCCGATCGGTGGAGAAAGTTGTCTACCGCCCGGCGTTGCTGGGACAGGCACGCGTGCACTATGTCGATTCGAAGACGGACATCGATCAGTGGGACGAAGTCACTTTGTTGCGACTGGCCGGCGATGGCGTTGACAGGGATGCGTGGAGTGAAGCAGAAGAATGGGACGAAGCAGAACTGCCCGAACTGACGGCCCTGCCGGATGAACCGGACGCAGCGTTCCGTGATCTTCCTTCCGAACTCATGCAGAAGAAGTCGTACAGTGCCTGGGAAACGTCGCTGAAAAATCATCTGTTCCGAAATCAGAAGCTGATGATCAACGTATGCCCGATTCTGAAAGAAGCGTCACGTCCGGGTGAAAGCGAATCCGATTTCCGAATTCGGCTCCGTCATGCCGCTCGAGAACAGCGTGACCTGCTGGTTGAGAAACTTCGGGCAAAATACGCATCCCGGTTTCGCACCATCGAAGATCAGATTCGACGAGCAGAACAGAAAATCGAAACAGAAAAATCGCAGAGCTCCCAGAAGAAACTCTCAACGGTGGTTTCGATCGGCAGCAGCGTCCTGGGCGCGTTGTTTGGTCGCAAACTGACCTCCTCAACAAACATGACCCGCGCGGGGTCGGCGATTCGTTCGGCTTCGTCGCTTGCCAAAGAGGCTGAGGATATTCGTCATGCGGAAGAGGCGTACGAGGCGGTGGTTCGTAAACGCGAAGAACTTTCCGCTCAGGTTGAATCCGAGGCTCAGGCCATTCAGGATCAGTTCGATCCTGACTTAATGGAGTTTCAGCACGCGGAAATCACACCCCGCAAATCAGACATGTCGATCATGCGTGTTGTCCTTGTCTGGCTTCCCTACGGCGTCACGCGCACCGGGGAAACTGAACGCATTTTCTGA
- a CDS encoding Rrf2 family transcriptional regulator: MFSQTVEYALRAVVHLAMHSPKPQKTADIADATKVPSAYLSKVLQGLREKEIVILQRGIGGGVSLARDPAELTILDVVNAVDPIERIHTCPLDLPGHGVRLCALHQRMDNALASMECAFQQTTLKELLADPNPSVPLCRD; this comes from the coding sequence ATGTTCTCCCAAACAGTGGAATACGCTCTGCGCGCGGTCGTTCATCTGGCAATGCACTCCCCGAAACCCCAGAAAACGGCGGATATTGCGGACGCGACGAAAGTCCCGAGTGCTTACCTTTCCAAGGTGTTGCAGGGTTTGAGAGAGAAGGAAATCGTGATTCTTCAGCGGGGAATTGGCGGAGGTGTCTCACTGGCACGCGATCCGGCGGAACTGACGATTCTGGATGTGGTCAACGCTGTTGATCCCATCGAGCGAATTCATACCTGCCCCCTGGATCTGCCGGGGCACGGTGTTCGTCTTTGTGCACTGCATCAACGAATGGATAACGCACTGGCATCGATGGAATGTGCGTTCCAGCAAACAACTCTGAAGGAGCTGCTGGCGGATCCCAATCCCAGTGTTCCGCTCTGCCGCGACTAA
- a CDS encoding DUF3365 domain-containing protein — translation MKKIALSFVLLAGIVVTLAVSGERSGGTALAGPAAAKPSPAAVERARREVRLLDDVYKTSVVLITQHYVEDEDSIAAAVAAKALFGAMKEKGWHEARLIDASGHPYNDENLPQDGFEKRAVKEILSGKASYDEVVTEDGKSFLLAATTVPVVMDKCIMCHENYRTVPKNQAIGAISYKVPVLE, via the coding sequence ATGAAAAAAATCGCCCTCTCATTCGTGCTTTTGGCGGGAATTGTTGTGACCCTGGCTGTTTCCGGCGAGCGATCCGGCGGAACTGCGCTTGCAGGTCCCGCAGCCGCAAAGCCGTCACCAGCGGCAGTGGAGCGAGCTCGTCGCGAAGTTCGCCTCCTGGATGACGTCTACAAAACGAGCGTCGTCCTGATCACCCAGCATTATGTCGAAGACGAAGATTCCATCGCCGCAGCGGTTGCCGCCAAAGCCCTGTTTGGTGCGATGAAGGAAAAAGGCTGGCACGAAGCACGGCTGATTGATGCCAGCGGCCATCCTTACAACGACGAAAATCTACCGCAGGACGGCTTTGAGAAACGAGCTGTCAAAGAAATACTGTCCGGCAAGGCATCCTATGACGAAGTGGTCACAGAAGATGGGAAATCCTTCCTGCTGGCTGCGACAACCGTTCCTGTGGTGATGGATAAGTGCATCATGTGCCATGAGAACTACAGGACTGTTCCGAAGAATCAGGCCATTGGCGCTATTTCTTACAAAGTCCCTGTGCTCGAATAG